From Anopheles darlingi chromosome 2, idAnoDarlMG_H_01, whole genome shotgun sequence, the proteins below share one genomic window:
- the LOC125959133 gene encoding skin secretory protein xP2: MKLLGVVCLLALVLFASAEDEKKPVAEAKVDDNKAAETQSLDDKKQDKRGLHGWTGSFGGYEEHHEVPHFETHEEKTLTVVKKIPVPYPVEKHIPVPVEKHVPVPVKVGVPKPYPVYKTVHYPVKEIVKVPVHVPAPYPVEKKVPYPVHVPYDRPVPVKVYVPAPYPVEKKVPVPVKVHVPAPYPVEKKIPYPVKVPVHVEKPYPVEKIVHYPVHVPVDRPVPVHVDKPVPVPVEKPVPYEVIKKVPYPVHVPYDRPVPVHVEKPVPVPVKVPVPQPYPVEKHIPVPVEKHVPYPVKVPVERPVPVEIEKHVPVEIEKHVPYPVKVPVHVPVHHEEEHHHHHEEIHSEGLSEHHDFGEHHH, encoded by the exons ATGAAATTGTTG GGCGTTGTCTGCCTGCTTGCCTTGGTGCTTTTCGCATCGGcggaagatgaaaagaaacCAGTGGCGGAGGCCAAAGTAGATGACAACAAGGCTGCCGAGACCCAGAGCCTGGACGATAAGAAACAGGACAAGCGTGGACTGCACGGATGGACCGGTAGCTTCGGTGGATACGAGGAACACCATGAGGTGCCTCACTTTGAAACTCACGAGGAGAAGACCCTGACCGTCGTCAAGAAGATCCCGGTGCCGTACCCAGTGGAGAAGCACATCCCAGTGCCGGTTGAGAAACATGTTCCGGTCCCAGTTAAGGTTGGAGTGCCGAAGCCATACCCGGTCTACAAGACCGTCCACTACCCGGTGAAGGAGATCGTCAAGGTGCCAGTCCATGTGCCAGCTCCGTACCCCGTTGAGAAGAAGGTCCCATACCCAGTCCATGTTCCGTACGATCGTCCCGTCCCGGTCAAGGTGTACGTCCCAGCTCCGTACCcggtcgagaagaaggtcccggtCCCAGTGAAGGTCCATGTCCCGGCCCCGTACCCAGTTGAGAAGAAGATCCCTTACCCAGTGAAGGTCCCGGTCCATGTTGAGAAGCCGTACCCGGTCGAGAAGATCGTCCACTACCCAGTTCACGTTCCGGTCGATCGTCCAGTCCCGGTCCATGTCGACAAGCCcgtcccagtcccagtggAGAAGCCAGTGCCGTATGAGGTCATCAAGAAGGTCCCATACCCAGTCCATGTCCCGTACGATCGTCCAGTTCCGGTCCATGTCGAGAAGCCCGTGCCAGTCCCGGTGAAGGTCCCAGTCCCGCAGCCCTACCCGGTTGAGAAGCACATCCCGGTCCCAGTCGAGAAGCACGTCCCATACCCCGTGAAGGTCCCAGTCGAGCGCCCGGTACcggtcgagatcgagaagcaCGTTCCGGTTGAGATCGAGAAGCATGTGCCGTACCCGGTTAAGGTTCCGGTCCATGTGCCGGTGCACCACGAGgaggaacaccaccaccaccacgaggagATCCACTCCGAGGGTCTGAGCGAACATCATGACTTTGGCGAACATCATCACTAA